A portion of the Juglans microcarpa x Juglans regia isolate MS1-56 chromosome 1D, Jm3101_v1.0, whole genome shotgun sequence genome contains these proteins:
- the LOC121267227 gene encoding uncharacterized protein LOC121267227 has translation MIHKPYSGSYSNSYNSGWRNHPNFGWRNDQQVDPAALASGPSQLTIQAPTMQMKGLEEMVQQLSNTLQQFMQGQTTINSQNSQAINDIQSTLTKMTMAWSSQEKGKFPAQPQPNPQSQPPQGAVESSNVRQVKAVTTLRNGRVVNIPAQGSDKTSNLKTWKMYKK, from the exons atgatacataaaCCGTATTCTGGTTCTTACTCTAATTCTTACAATTCAGGATGgagaaaccacccaaattttgGGTGGAGGAATGACCAGCAAGTAGATCCAGCAGCCTTGGCTTCGGGACCCTCTCAACTCACAATTCAAGCACCTACAATGCAAATGAAAGGACTTGAGGAGATGGTACAACAATTGTCAAACACCTTGCAGCAGTTTATGCAAGGTCAAACAACAATCAACAGTCAAAACTCTCAAGCGATAAATGACATTCAGAGCACACTTACAAAGATGACTATGGCATGGAGCTctcaagaaaaaggaaaatttcctgcacaacctcaacccaatccACAAAGTCAGCCACCTCAAGGAGCGGTTGAGAGTTCAAATGTTAGGCAAGTGAAGGCAGTCACTACTTTGAGAAATGGTAGGGTGGTGAACATTCCAGCTCAAGGTTCAGACAAGACTA gcAACCTTAAGACTTGGAAGATGTACAAGAAGTAA
- the LOC121267204 gene encoding cytochrome P450 CYP82D47-like, translating to MDPLLQFLLTLLSCLFALLVCICFQYLRSQIIREKTKKTCTAPQAGGAWPIIGHMHLLGGRQLTHKTLGAMADKYGPVFTIRLGSHRVLVLNSWEMARECFTVHDKVFSTRPSIAASKLLGYDYAMFAFAPYGSYWREMRKIATVELLSNHRLDMLKHIRASEVGTAIKELYQFWVSKGSAESGVLVDMKQWFGDLTQNLALRIVGGKRYFGTNADFDEDEARRFQKVMREFFHLFGVFVLSDAIPFLGWLDLNRYEKRMKRTAKQLDALVGGWLEEHKQKKLSDGKRIEEQDFMDVMLNTLEDAQISGFDADTINKATSLNLILAGSDTTMVTLTWALSLLLNNSDALKKACDELDINVGKDRHVEESDIKDLVYLQAIVKETLRLYPPSPIIGLRAAMEDCTLSAGYHIPADTRLMVNAWKIHRDENIWPNPHEFRPERFLTTHRDMDLRGQNFELIPFGSGRRACPGVSLALQVVHLTLASFLHSFNISKPFNEDVDMTESFGLTNLKATPLEVLLSPRLNSHLLA from the exons ATGGATCCTCTACTCCAATTCCTATTGACTCTGTTGTCTTGCCTCTTTGCTTTGCTAGTATGTATCTGTTTTCAGTACTTGAGAAGCCAAATTATTCGTGAGAAAACGAAAAAGACCTGTACTGCGCCTCAAGCTGGTGGCGCTTGGCCTATTATAGGCCATATGCACCTACTCGGCGGCCGGCAACTGACCCACAAAACACTGGGTGCCATGGCTGACAAATACGGACCAGTTTTTACTATTAGGTTGGGTTCTCACAGAGTTTTGGTTCTGAATAGTTGGGAAATGGCCAGAGAGTGTTTCACTGTCCATGACAAGGTTTTCTCCACCAGACCGAGCATTGCAGCCTCAAAGTTGTTGGGATATGACTATGCTATGTTTGCGTTTGCTCCATATGGATCATACTGGCGTGAGATGCGCAAGATAGCTACAGTTGAGCTTTTGTCGAATCATCGGCTTGATATGCTGAAGCATATACGAGCTTCAGAGGTGGGAACTGCGATCAAGGAATTGTACCAGTTCTGGGTTAGCAAAGGCAGTGCAGAAAGTGGAGTTCTTGTGGACATGAAGCAATGGTTTGGGGATTTGACACAGAATCTTGCTTTAAGAATCGTAGGAGGTAAGCGATACTTCGGAACCAATGCTgattttgatgaagatgaggctcGTCGCTTTCAGAAAGTGATGAGGGAATTTTTTCATCTGTTTGGTGTGTTTGTGTTGTCTGATGCAATACCGTTTCTGGGGTGGTTGGATTTAAATAGATATGAGAAAAGGATGAAGAGAACTGCAAAACAATTGGACGCTCTAGTTGGAGGGTGGCTGGAGGAGCATAAACAGAAGAAGTTGTCAGATGGGAAGAGAATAGAAGAGCAGGATTTTATGGATGTGATGCTCAACACCCTCGAAGATGCCCAGATTTCAGGATTTGATGCTGACACCATCAACAAGGCTACTTCCCTG AATCTAATCTTAGCAGGAAGTGACACCACAATGGTCACTCTCACATGGGCTCTGTCTTTGCTACTCAACAATAGCGATGCACTAAAGAAGGCCTGTGATGAGCTAGACATAAACGTTGGCAAGGATAGACACGTCGAAGAATCCGACATAAAAGACTTGGTCTATCTCCAAGCCATTGTCAAGGAAACACTGCGCCTATACCCACCTAGTCCGATCATTGGTCTTCGTGCTGCCATGGAAGACTGCACCCTCTCAGCCGGTTATCACATTCCGGCCGACACACGGTTAATGGTGAATGCCTGGAAAATTCACCGAGACGAGAACATTTGGCCCAACCCTCACGAATTCAGACCAGAGAGATTCTTGACTACTCACAGGGACATGGACCTGAGAGGTCAGAATTTTGAGCTCATTCCTTTCGGCTCAGGAAGGCGAGCTTGTCCAGGGGTCTCCCTAGCTCTTCAAGTGGTGCATTTGACGCTCGCTAGCTTCTTACACAGTTTCAACATTTCTAAGCCATTTAATGAAGATGTGGATATGACAGAGAGCTTTGGCTTGACAAACTTGAAGGCAACCCCACTTGAAGTTCTTCTCTCTCCACGTCTTAATTCTCATCTCCTTGCGTAA